The following are from one region of the Capsicum annuum cultivar UCD-10X-F1 chromosome 1, UCD10Xv1.1, whole genome shotgun sequence genome:
- the LOC107865989 gene encoding BAG family molecular chaperone regulator 1, whose protein sequence is MSSKELLRMKSKNKVNGNGSLSSSGWEMRPGGMLVQKRSSDHSNQSSMIVPTIRLKVKYGSSYHEVKISSQATFGELKKMLAGPTGLHTEDQKIFYKEKEKDSRSFLDVAGLKDGSKLVLIEDEISKEKRYLESRKNAKMENASKEITTIRLEIDKLAKQVGNVEMDIYGGKKVTETLLLSLIELLMTQLIKLDGITADGDLKLQRRMQVKRVQKYIETLDMLKIRNSALGNHNANVPMHNKNRTFTGQMPKSIYYQQEQRKMGNFADQTSPGPVVVTTKWETF, encoded by the exons ATGAGTAGTAAAGAATTGTTAAGAATGAAGAGTAAGAATAAGGTGAATGGGAATGGATCACTTTCATCATCAGGATGGGAGATGAGGCCAGGAGGAATGTTAGTACAAAAGAGAAGTTCTGATCATTCAAATCAAAGTTCAATGATAGTTCCAACAATTAGACTCAAAGTCAAATATGGTTCATCTTATCATGAAGTCAAAATCAGTTCACAAGCAACTTTTG GGGAGTTGAAGAAAATGCTAGCAGGACCAACTGGATTACATACTGAAGATCAGAAAATATTTTACAAGGAGAAAGAAAAGGATTCAAGAAGTTTTCTTGATGTTGCTGGTTTAAAAGATGGATCAAAACTTGTACTAATTGAGGATGAAATAAGCAAAGAAAAGAGATATCTTGAAtcaagaaaaaatgcaaaaatggaAAATGCATCAAAAGAAATCACAACAATTAGACTTGAAATTGATAAGTTAGCCAAACAG GTTGGCAATGTTGAAATGGACATATATGGTGGCAAAAAAGTAACAGAGACTTTGCTATTGAGTTTGATTGAATTATTGATGACACAATTGATTAAGTTGGATGGTATTACTGCTGATGGTGATCTCAAATTACAAAGAAGAATGCAG GTGAAAAGGGTGCAAAAATACATAGAGACTCTTGACATGTTGAAAATAAGAAATTCAGCACTTGGAAATCACAATGCCAATGTGCCAATGCACAACAAAAATAGAACATTCACAGGACAAATGCCAAAATCAATTTACTATCAACAAGAACAAAGGAAGATGGGAAATTTTGCTGATCAAACAAGCCCAGGGCCAGTTGTGGTGACAACAAAATGGGAAACTTTCTGA